In the Bacillus tuaregi genome, one interval contains:
- a CDS encoding bifunctional diguanylate cyclase/phosphodiesterase, whose product MRNIKYIFQSSKDTRFIILASAVFLMVALWFREPFYGIFGENNYLTIHLIMEFFIITISFTIAIQSWMAFPHVLSNYRLWIGAMFFSVGLIEIAHAITFKGMPFFLSESSAYKATWFFMAARLTEVVGLLAIVTSKDRLVCSSKRFLAYGISFFYALTWIVIVFYPTPLLPELVREGIGTTSIKNNLQYAGMILEVFIIYFVIVRSRSQEFFNLMLIMASLYFMTSDYFFTTYKSVYDINNFIGHLFQIAGMYFMQRAVYHTSVEEPFQKQKESEERLKQNKQFLETITSHMGEGLIVTDTSGHVTFINLEAQQLLQWTKDEVQGKNIYSLIQQNEEHSLGVCSFTDSKSCRVERDVFTRKDGTTFPTGYVITPLLEDGKVNGNIMVFRDITQQEKDQRLIHHMAFYDELTQLPNFRFLKDALSDIILSKPDTKTAVLELDIDRFKNINEALGHSFGDSILQGVTERLQQVMSENMILGRMTGDQYGLILTSIAEEDEVIHLIQHIQDTLKEPLDAQNLLLNVSIKIGVSIYPDHGMNCDLLFKHANVALIEAKQQNSAYQFYRTSMEGRAMERLIFENDLFHALENKELSLVYQPQVDIQSGDIIGLEALIRWQHPTQGWISPGKFIPIAEDTGLIVPIGEWVLRTACQQMKVWHDEGFPPLAIGVNLSIRQFYQDDLVEMVKGVLAETELAPEYLDLEITESMMMNADYAMRKLKELKEVGVQISIDDFGTGYSSLSYLKHLPVDRLKIDQSFVRDIVHNPEKADTAVVSTIIALANNLNLNVIAEGVETDIQKEFLQSSQCQQLQGYLFSPPLFPEEFSLKYESLKKQQGEVLVFPS is encoded by the coding sequence ATGAGGAATATAAAGTATATTTTTCAGTCTTCTAAAGATACAAGATTTATTATCCTGGCATCTGCCGTGTTTTTGATGGTTGCACTATGGTTTAGAGAGCCCTTTTACGGCATATTTGGAGAGAATAACTATTTAACCATCCATTTGATAATGGAATTTTTCATTATTACGATTTCGTTTACGATTGCGATTCAGTCTTGGATGGCTTTTCCCCATGTTTTGTCCAATTATCGTCTTTGGATTGGGGCGATGTTTTTTTCGGTAGGTTTAATTGAAATTGCCCATGCCATCACCTTTAAAGGGATGCCGTTTTTTCTCTCAGAAAGCTCAGCCTATAAAGCAACATGGTTCTTTATGGCAGCCCGTTTGACAGAGGTAGTCGGACTGTTGGCGATTGTAACATCAAAGGACAGGCTTGTTTGTTCAAGTAAGCGGTTTCTCGCCTATGGTATTTCATTCTTTTACGCCCTAACCTGGATCGTGATTGTGTTTTATCCCACCCCATTACTGCCAGAGCTAGTTCGGGAAGGTATCGGTACGACTTCCATTAAAAATAATCTCCAATATGCCGGCATGATACTAGAGGTTTTTATTATTTATTTCGTCATCGTCCGATCTCGCTCCCAAGAGTTTTTTAATCTTATGCTGATTATGGCTTCGCTGTACTTCATGACATCGGATTATTTTTTTACCACCTATAAAAGTGTTTATGATATCAATAATTTTATCGGTCACCTATTCCAAATAGCAGGGATGTACTTCATGCAAAGAGCCGTCTATCATACATCTGTTGAGGAGCCTTTCCAAAAGCAAAAGGAATCAGAGGAAAGGCTGAAGCAAAATAAACAGTTTCTCGAAACGATTACTTCGCATATGGGAGAAGGATTAATTGTAACAGATACGAGTGGGCATGTAACATTTATTAATCTGGAAGCTCAGCAGCTTCTTCAATGGACAAAGGATGAAGTGCAGGGTAAAAATATTTATTCGTTGATTCAGCAAAACGAAGAGCACAGCCTGGGGGTTTGCTCCTTTACCGATAGCAAGTCCTGTCGAGTAGAAAGGGATGTCTTCACCCGAAAGGATGGCACCACTTTTCCTACGGGCTATGTAATTACGCCGCTCTTGGAGGATGGGAAAGTAAACGGAAATATCATGGTTTTCCGTGATATCACACAGCAGGAAAAGGATCAGAGATTAATTCATCATATGGCCTTTTATGATGAATTAACGCAGCTACCGAACTTTCGTTTTTTAAAGGATGCATTATCTGACATCATTCTGAGTAAGCCGGATACGAAAACGGCTGTTCTTGAGCTGGATATTGACCGATTTAAAAATATTAATGAAGCACTGGGGCATTCCTTTGGTGATTCCATTTTACAGGGGGTTACGGAACGTTTGCAGCAGGTGATGTCTGAGAACATGATTTTAGGAAGGATGACGGGTGACCAATATGGTCTCATACTAACCTCGATTGCAGAAGAGGATGAAGTTATTCATTTGATTCAGCACATTCAAGATACGTTAAAGGAGCCGCTGGATGCCCAGAATCTATTATTGAATGTATCTATTAAAATTGGTGTGTCGATCTATCCTGATCACGGGATGAACTGTGACTTGTTATTTAAGCATGCGAATGTGGCGTTAATAGAGGCAAAGCAGCAGAATAGCGCTTATCAATTTTATCGTACGTCAATGGAAGGCAGGGCGATGGAGCGGCTTATTTTTGAAAATGATTTATTCCATGCGCTGGAGAATAAGGAGCTCAGTCTCGTTTATCAGCCACAGGTGGATATTCAAAGTGGAGACATCATTGGGCTGGAGGCGTTGATACGCTGGCAGCATCCGACACAGGGCTGGATTTCACCGGGAAAGTTCATCCCGATAGCTGAGGATACTGGACTCATTGTACCAATCGGGGAATGGGTGCTTCGAACCGCTTGTCAGCAAATGAAAGTGTGGCATGATGAAGGCTTTCCGCCGCTTGCCATTGGCGTTAATCTATCCATTAGACAATTTTACCAGGATGATTTAGTTGAAATGGTAAAGGGGGTCCTCGCAGAAACAGAGCTTGCTCCTGAATACCTAGATTTAGAGATTACCGAAAGCATGATGATGAATGCGGACTATGCGATGAGAAAGCTTAAGGAATTAAAGGAAGTTGGTGTTCAGATTTCGATTGATGACTTTGGAACGGGCTATTCCTCATTATCTTATTTAAAGCATCTGCCTGTCGACCGTCTGAAAATCGACCAATCCTTTGTTCGTGATATTGTCCATAATCCAGAAAAGGCCGATACAGCGGTTGTCTCAACAATTATTGCGCTGGCCAACAACTTGAATCTAAATGTCATTGCAGAAGGCGTCGAAACAGACATCCAAAAGGAGTTCCTGCAAAGCAGCCAATGCCAGCAACTCCAGGGCTATCTCTTCAGTCCGCCTTTGTTTCCAGAGGAATTTAGTTTGAAATATGAAAGCTTGAAAAAACAGCAGGGGGAGGTTCTGGTTTTTCCAAGTTAA
- a CDS encoding HAD family hydrolase, whose protein sequence is MEKAFIFDMDGVIINSEPLHNQVELEFACQNNIPLTEKDMEKYVGMPADAVWALIIKENNLELDLPDIIREMEEQKIICFKESDLQPIKGIPDLLQELKSLDYRIALASSSPKVLIQTVLDKFQLASLFDCIVSAEEVKRGKPAPDIYLEAAARLKVPASSCLVLEDSKAGIEAANKAGMKTIGYQNPDSGNQDLAKARHIVHGIEEVKYYL, encoded by the coding sequence ATGGAAAAAGCGTTTATTTTTGATATGGATGGCGTCATTATTAATAGTGAACCTTTACATAATCAAGTGGAACTAGAATTTGCTTGTCAAAACAATATTCCGTTAACGGAGAAGGATATGGAAAAGTATGTGGGGATGCCAGCCGATGCGGTATGGGCATTAATCATAAAGGAGAACAATCTTGAACTGGATTTACCTGATATCATAAGGGAAATGGAGGAACAGAAGATTATCTGTTTTAAGGAAAGTGACCTTCAACCGATAAAGGGAATTCCAGACTTATTGCAGGAATTAAAAAGCCTAGATTATCGAATTGCATTAGCCTCATCATCCCCCAAGGTTCTAATTCAAACTGTGCTGGACAAATTTCAACTCGCTTCTCTTTTTGACTGTATCGTCAGTGCGGAGGAGGTCAAGCGGGGGAAACCAGCTCCTGACATCTATCTTGAAGCCGCAGCCAGACTAAAGGTTCCAGCAAGCAGCTGTCTCGTTCTAGAGGATTCCAAAGCAGGAATCGAAGCAGCCAATAAAGCCGGCATGAAAACCATTGGCTATCAGAATCCTGACTCTGGTAACCAGGATCTTGCGAAAGCTAGGCATATTGTTCATGGAATAGAAGAGGTTAAGTACTATTTATAA
- a CDS encoding DUF1648 domain-containing protein has translation MAFVVFFILILFLAIMESAIPFLVKRTVVFGVSVPERFVEDAILARYKKTYSIIVATVSIAALALFYYWYHMYSPMEDKMVLYGMILMFSILILSFALYFFYHGKTAQRKKAEQWGENAKQLRAADLSARAEDEMLPWYIFLLPMLITVAVLIYTIIKYPLLPAQIPTHWGISGKPDAFTEKTPVSAIQMPLILLVMQAMMMATVVSQKRSGIKVSATNTAGTRTRQLTLRKYTSWFMFLMTLLLTILFSFFQLSTIHTDLAGDAISFALPMIFMLLVLVGTLIFALKVGRSGKQITADSTESMEDYDDDQYWKGGLFYFNKSDPSIFVEKRFGVGWTLNFANPIGYFIIFVPITIILLLSFL, from the coding sequence ATGGCCTTTGTTGTCTTTTTCATTTTGATACTCTTTTTAGCCATTATGGAATCCGCTATTCCTTTTTTAGTGAAAAGGACCGTTGTTTTCGGCGTCTCTGTCCCAGAGAGATTTGTCGAAGATGCTATTCTTGCTCGCTATAAAAAAACGTATTCTATCATTGTTGCTACTGTTTCAATTGCGGCACTAGCGTTATTCTATTATTGGTACCACATGTACAGTCCTATGGAAGATAAAATGGTGCTATACGGAATGATCCTGATGTTCAGTATCCTAATTTTAAGCTTTGCCCTCTACTTTTTTTACCATGGGAAAACAGCACAGCGGAAAAAAGCGGAGCAATGGGGAGAAAACGCGAAGCAGCTGAGAGCAGCTGATTTATCTGCAAGAGCTGAGGATGAAATGCTCCCTTGGTATATCTTTCTGTTGCCAATGCTTATAACCGTCGCTGTCCTAATCTATACCATTATCAAATATCCGCTTCTACCTGCTCAAATACCGACACACTGGGGAATAAGTGGAAAGCCTGATGCTTTTACCGAAAAAACACCTGTCTCTGCCATTCAAATGCCTCTCATTCTATTAGTCATGCAGGCAATGATGATGGCAACGGTGGTATCGCAAAAGCGTTCAGGAATTAAAGTAAGTGCCACTAATACAGCAGGAACACGAACTCGGCAGCTTACGTTAAGAAAATATACAAGCTGGTTCATGTTTTTAATGACTTTGCTCTTAACTATTCTCTTTTCCTTTTTCCAGCTTTCAACCATTCATACGGACTTAGCTGGAGATGCGATAAGCTTTGCCCTGCCAATGATTTTTATGCTACTTGTTCTGGTTGGAACGCTTATTTTTGCCCTTAAGGTGGGCAGATCAGGCAAGCAAATTACCGCTGATTCTACAGAAAGCATGGAAGATTATGATGATGATCAATATTGGAAGGGTGGTCTCTTCTATTTCAACAAAAGTGACCCCTCCATCTTCGTGGAAAAAAGATTTGGCGTTGGCTGGACCTTGAATTTTGCAAATCCGATTGGATATTTCATTATTTTTGTACCAATTACTATCATTTTACTCCTTAGTTTCTTATAA
- a CDS encoding GntR family transcriptional regulator, with product MIIRIEPESDIPIYTQLSNQIIEGIARGSLRPGDSLPSVRALAADLGVNMHTVSKSYHQLEKKGIIQIVPKSGAIIRSQDEVKQNGPYEEPFINSCMPVIAEALVVGMTREHIEALVATVLNDLEGKTPS from the coding sequence ATGATTATTCGTATTGAGCCTGAGTCTGATATTCCGATTTATACGCAACTGTCCAACCAAATTATCGAGGGGATTGCCAGAGGAAGTCTTCGGCCAGGGGACTCACTGCCATCTGTAAGAGCGTTAGCTGCTGATCTAGGCGTCAATATGCATACGGTTAGTAAAAGCTATCATCAATTAGAGAAAAAGGGCATCATACAAATCGTGCCAAAATCTGGTGCCATCATCCGCTCTCAAGATGAAGTAAAACAAAACGGACCTTATGAAGAGCCGTTTATCAATTCATGTATGCCCGTCATTGCGGAAGCTTTAGTTGTGGGAATGACTAGAGAGCACATCGAAGCACTTGTTGCCACTGTCCTCAATGATCTTGAGGGAAAAACACCATCATGA
- a CDS encoding bacteriohemerythrin, translated as MSLMTWSENYSVKINEVDGQHQELFELTNALHESLSGDRAVIGEKLSNLINYVVKHFATEEELMQANGYPDYEAHKKAHDNLVQTCVELQDKFNAGEAEITEETTAFVRDWLYSHIPNIDQQYSPFLNEKGVQ; from the coding sequence ATGTCACTAATGACTTGGAGCGAGAATTACAGCGTAAAAATTAACGAGGTTGATGGTCAGCATCAAGAGCTATTCGAACTAACAAATGCTTTGCACGAATCACTATCGGGGGATAGAGCAGTGATTGGTGAAAAACTAAGCAATTTGATTAACTATGTTGTGAAACACTTTGCTACTGAAGAGGAATTAATGCAGGCTAACGGTTACCCGGATTATGAGGCACACAAAAAAGCGCATGACAATTTAGTTCAAACCTGTGTAGAGCTTCAAGATAAATTCAATGCAGGAGAAGCTGAAATCACAGAAGAAACAACTGCATTTGTTCGTGATTGGTTATATTCACATATTCCAAATATCGACCAACAATATAGTCCATTCTTAAATGAAAAGGGCGTACAATAA
- a CDS encoding CBS domain-containing protein gives MKALDIMNKQVIKVKKEHSVGLAIEKIMEYGLSGLPIVNDKNEIVAYISDGDILRYIGRQKDIVFGTLFFPQIMKGDTDNLEARAKQLLDLNVMEIAQKKVYKISAEVEVGDIAAFLAEKNIHRIPVVKNGVLVGTISRADIIRNAFKYKVSSVI, from the coding sequence ATGAAGGCGCTTGATATCATGAATAAACAGGTCATTAAAGTAAAGAAAGAGCACAGTGTCGGTTTAGCTATTGAAAAAATAATGGAGTATGGTCTGAGTGGTCTCCCGATTGTCAATGACAAAAATGAAATCGTTGCCTACATAAGTGATGGAGATATCCTGCGTTATATCGGGAGACAAAAGGACATCGTGTTTGGGACTTTATTTTTCCCGCAGATTATGAAAGGAGATACAGACAATCTCGAAGCAAGAGCAAAACAATTATTGGACTTAAATGTGATGGAGATTGCCCAGAAAAAGGTTTATAAAATTTCCGCAGAGGTGGAGGTTGGAGATATCGCTGCATTTCTCGCTGAAAAGAATATTCATAGAATTCCTGTTGTGAAAAACGGAGTACTTGTTGGTACGATCAGCCGGGCCGATATTATACGGAATGCCTTTAAATACAAGGTGAGTTCAGTAATATGA
- a CDS encoding DMT family transporter: MRPIVFGICGAFFFAFTFVLNRSMEISGGSWIWSASLRYFWTVLFLLIIVLGRKQLRHLLAVMREAPLKWLWWSFVGFGLFYAPMCFSAAYAPGWLVAATFQITIVFGSLLAPLFYENVETANGTKKVRGKIPLRGLGFSLVILAGIILMQMEHAKEITLKELLLGALPMLISAVAYPLGNRKMMEVSGGKLHTFERVLGMTIASLPFWLLLAVFGLFTEGVPSSSQTIQSGMVALFAGVIATVLFFRATDLVRGQMTKLAAVEATQSVAVLFALLGELFLLSAAVPSPLSWAGMLMVILGMVLHSFASRRKVEKSLTLSKKVESLR, from the coding sequence TTGCGACCGATAGTATTTGGCATTTGCGGTGCATTCTTTTTTGCTTTTACATTTGTATTAAATCGCTCGATGGAAATTTCGGGAGGGAGCTGGATTTGGAGTGCGTCTCTCCGCTACTTTTGGACAGTCTTGTTCCTGTTGATTATTGTCCTGGGGAGAAAGCAGCTCCGTCATTTGCTAGCCGTTATGAGAGAAGCGCCGCTGAAATGGCTGTGGTGGAGCTTTGTTGGCTTTGGCTTATTTTATGCCCCCATGTGTTTTTCAGCCGCCTATGCACCAGGCTGGCTGGTGGCGGCCACCTTTCAAATCACGATTGTATTCGGATCGCTTCTCGCACCGCTTTTCTACGAGAATGTCGAGACAGCGAATGGTACGAAGAAAGTTCGCGGGAAGATTCCGTTACGGGGCCTAGGCTTTTCACTGGTAATCCTAGCAGGAATTATCCTTATGCAAATGGAGCATGCCAAGGAAATAACCCTTAAAGAATTATTATTAGGGGCCCTGCCGATGCTCATCTCGGCTGTCGCCTATCCGCTTGGAAATCGGAAAATGATGGAGGTGAGCGGTGGTAAGCTCCATACATTTGAGCGAGTGCTCGGCATGACGATTGCCAGCCTCCCCTTTTGGCTGCTGCTTGCGGTTTTCGGCCTTTTTACAGAAGGTGTACCAAGTTCTTCACAAACAATTCAATCTGGTATGGTTGCTCTGTTTGCCGGCGTGATTGCAACGGTCCTGTTCTTCCGGGCAACAGACCTTGTGAGAGGGCAAATGACAAAATTGGCTGCAGTAGAAGCCACTCAATCCGTCGCCGTCCTGTTCGCTTTACTTGGTGAGCTCTTCTTATTATCTGCAGCTGTCCCATCACCGTTATCATGGGCTGGTATGCTGATGGTGATCCTGGGTATGGTGCTACATAGCTTTGCTTCGCGTAGAAAAGTCGAAAAGAGCTTGACGCTCAGTAAAAAAGTGGAGTCACTAAGGTAG
- a CDS encoding VOC family protein, with the protein MIRYKKLGYAVLCVTDLEKSTDFYTNIVGMQFVERIGETVFLRSSYDHHNLILEQAPEAGLKRVAFELEKASQFDDVFNYLQEKGLNPRELSAKEAQELAQGRTLRFKDPNLGVTYEMYVEMMQMGLPYQPPNGLEIECLLHVVYETNMFDEVYDFLVNTLNMAVSDIQGREMAWAWLRVWPNPYHHSFAITKGPENKLNHIAYKVKTIDDIGKQVNVLKNNDVEILMGPGRHHPSGSVFLYYADPDGITLEYSQGMEEFPEENPREPRRLEPSLATLDEWGGQPAEGFGKHGKIIVDDEEVVPL; encoded by the coding sequence ATGATTCGTTATAAAAAATTAGGCTATGCTGTTTTATGTGTAACAGACCTAGAAAAATCAACTGATTTCTACACAAATATTGTGGGTATGCAGTTTGTTGAGCGTATTGGTGAAACCGTTTTCCTTCGTTCAAGCTATGACCACCACAATTTAATTCTTGAACAAGCACCTGAAGCTGGCTTAAAACGTGTTGCGTTTGAGCTTGAAAAAGCATCACAATTTGATGATGTCTTCAACTATTTACAGGAAAAAGGCTTAAATCCAAGAGAATTAAGTGCCAAGGAAGCACAGGAACTAGCGCAAGGAAGAACACTGCGCTTTAAGGATCCAAATCTTGGCGTAACCTATGAAATGTATGTGGAAATGATGCAAATGGGACTTCCTTATCAGCCGCCAAACGGACTTGAAATTGAGTGCCTACTGCACGTTGTATATGAAACAAATATGTTTGATGAAGTCTATGACTTCCTTGTGAATACATTGAATATGGCTGTATCTGATATCCAGGGACGCGAAATGGCTTGGGCATGGTTACGTGTATGGCCAAACCCTTACCACCATTCATTCGCCATCACGAAAGGTCCAGAGAATAAATTAAACCATATTGCTTATAAAGTGAAAACGATTGATGATATCGGTAAGCAGGTGAACGTCTTAAAGAATAACGATGTAGAAATTCTGATGGGACCTGGCCGTCATCATCCATCAGGAAGTGTCTTCCTTTATTATGCGGATCCAGATGGTATTACGCTTGAGTACAGCCAAGGGATGGAAGAGTTCCCTGAAGAAAATCCACGTGAGCCACGCCGCTTAGAGCCAAGCTTAGCAACCCTTGACGAGTGGGGCGGACAACCAGCTGAAGGCTTTGGTAAACACGGTAAAATTATCGTCGATGATGAGGAAGTTGTACCTCTATAA